From Pseudomonas sp. LS1212, the proteins below share one genomic window:
- a CDS encoding PAS domain-containing methyl-accepting chemotaxis protein, producing the protein MRNNQPITQRERTFPAQQRLISTTDAKGVITYCNDAFVDVSGFSREELVRAPHNLVRHPDVPSAVFAHMWSTLKQGLPWMGVVKNRCKNGDHYWVNAYVTPIFENNQVVGYESVRVKPSAEQIRRAQALYQRLNAGKSAIPQGDRWLPVLQDWLPFILVSQVGFLIGAWLDSSWGFALAAGLSVPLGLMGLSWQQRGLKRLLRLAEQSTSDPLIAQMYTDSRGVQARLELAMLSQDARLKTCLTRLQDTAEHLTEQARQSDALAHKSSTGLERQRVETEQVATAVNQMAATTQEVASHVQRTADATQEANRLTGRGRDIAGETREAIERLSRVVGETGLTVTQLAQDSNEIGGVVDVIKGIADQTNLLALNAAIEAARAGEMGRGFAVVADEVRQLAQRTSESTGQIHGLIAKLQQTASNAVQTMDAGHRQAEEGVARVLEADQALVGISEAVANITDMTTQIAAATEEQTAVAEEISRNISTIAHLADQTSEQAQNSALLSEELTRTAGTQYSLVERFNR; encoded by the coding sequence ATGCGTAATAACCAGCCGATTACCCAACGCGAACGGACTTTCCCGGCGCAACAACGGTTGATTTCAACCACCGACGCCAAGGGGGTCATCACCTACTGCAACGACGCCTTTGTCGACGTCAGCGGGTTTTCTCGCGAAGAGCTGGTGCGAGCCCCGCACAATCTGGTACGCCATCCCGACGTGCCGTCTGCGGTGTTCGCCCATATGTGGAGCACCCTCAAGCAGGGGTTGCCATGGATGGGCGTGGTCAAGAACCGTTGCAAGAATGGCGATCATTACTGGGTCAATGCCTATGTAACGCCGATTTTCGAGAACAATCAGGTCGTTGGCTACGAGTCGGTCCGGGTCAAGCCCAGCGCTGAACAGATCCGCCGTGCCCAGGCGCTCTACCAGCGCTTGAACGCGGGCAAGTCGGCGATTCCCCAAGGCGATCGGTGGCTACCGGTCCTGCAGGACTGGCTGCCGTTCATTTTGGTCAGCCAGGTCGGCTTCCTGATCGGCGCCTGGCTGGACTCCTCCTGGGGCTTTGCGTTGGCGGCGGGGTTGTCGGTACCGCTCGGCCTGATGGGGCTGAGCTGGCAGCAGCGCGGGCTCAAGCGCCTGTTGCGCCTGGCCGAGCAATCCACCTCCGACCCGTTGATTGCGCAGATGTACACCGACAGCCGCGGCGTTCAGGCGCGACTGGAACTGGCCATGCTCAGCCAGGATGCCCGCCTCAAGACCTGCCTGACCCGCCTGCAGGACACCGCCGAGCACCTCACCGAGCAAGCTCGCCAGTCCGACGCCCTGGCCCACAAGAGCTCTACGGGCCTGGAGCGCCAGCGCGTGGAAACCGAACAAGTGGCTACCGCCGTCAACCAGATGGCCGCCACCACCCAGGAGGTCGCCAGCCATGTGCAGCGCACCGCCGATGCCACCCAGGAAGCCAATCGCCTGACCGGGCGCGGTCGTGACATTGCCGGTGAAACCCGCGAAGCGATCGAACGCCTGTCCAGAGTGGTCGGCGAGACCGGCCTGACCGTCACCCAACTGGCCCAGGACAGCAACGAGATCGGCGGAGTGGTCGATGTGATCAAGGGCATTGCCGACCAGACCAACCTGCTGGCGCTCAACGCTGCCATCGAGGCGGCACGTGCCGGCGAGATGGGACGCGGCTTTGCCGTGGTGGCCGATGAAGTCCGTCAACTGGCCCAACGCACCAGTGAATCGACCGGGCAGATCCACGGCCTGATCGCCAAGCTGCAGCAAACCGCCAGCAACGCCGTGCAAACCATGGACGCCGGCCATCGCCAGGCCGAAGAAGGTGTGGCGCGGGTACTGGAAGCCGACCAGGCACTGGTGGGCATCAGCGAGGCGGTGGCCAACATCACCGACATGACCACCCAGATCGCCGCGGCGACCGAAGAGCAGACGGCCGTGGCCGAGGAGATCAGCCGCAACATCAGCACCATCGCCCATCTGGCCGACCAGACCAGCGAACAGGCCCAGAATTCGGCACTGCTCAGTGAGGAGCTGACACGTACGGCGGGGACGCAGTATTCGTTGGTGGAGCGGTTTAATCGTTGA
- a CDS encoding alpha/beta family hydrolase yields the protein MSNGQEAGIDGDQWAQLVQHNGWRWDPAQNQGPRQIAPCLILAHGAGAPMDSGFMNEMAHRLVACGVGVLRFEFPYMAQRRVDGSKRPPNPQAKLLECWRQVYAQVRPHVAGKLAIGGKSMGGRMASLVADELGADALVCLGYPFYAVGKPEKPRVEHLANLRTPTLIVQGERDALGNREAVGWYALSSAIEVCWLTAGDHDLKPLKASGFSHEQHLQAAAERVAGFLL from the coding sequence ATGAGTAATGGGCAAGAGGCCGGTATTGACGGGGATCAATGGGCGCAGTTGGTGCAGCACAACGGCTGGCGCTGGGATCCTGCGCAAAATCAGGGGCCGCGCCAGATCGCGCCGTGCCTGATCCTGGCCCATGGCGCCGGTGCGCCGATGGACAGCGGGTTCATGAATGAAATGGCCCACAGGCTGGTGGCCTGCGGGGTCGGCGTACTACGCTTCGAGTTCCCCTACATGGCGCAACGGCGCGTGGATGGCAGCAAGCGCCCGCCCAATCCCCAGGCCAAACTGCTCGAGTGCTGGCGCCAGGTGTATGCGCAGGTGCGACCACATGTCGCCGGGAAACTGGCCATTGGCGGCAAGTCCATGGGCGGGCGGATGGCGAGCCTGGTGGCCGATGAATTGGGCGCTGATGCGCTGGTTTGCCTGGGGTATCCGTTTTACGCGGTGGGCAAGCCGGAAAAACCACGGGTCGAGCACCTGGCGAACTTGCGTACGCCGACACTGATCGTGCAGGGCGAGCGCGATGCGCTGGGCAATCGGGAGGCGGTGGGGTGGTATGCGTTATCGAGTGCGATCGAGGTGTGCTGGCTGACGGCGGGGGATCATGACTTGAAGCCGTTGAAGGCTTCGGGGTTTAGCCATGAGCAGCATTTGCAGGCGGCGGCGGAGCGGGTGGCGGGGTTTCTGTTGTAG
- a CDS encoding cbb3-type cytochrome c oxidase subunit II — translation MARAGARYSDDWHRAHLYNPRNVVPESKMPAYPWLAANPVDSRHTATKLRAMRTLGVPYSDADIAGAADSVKGKSEMDALVAYLQVLGTAIKNKR, via the coding sequence CTGGCCCGGGCCGGCGCGCGCTACTCCGACGACTGGCATCGCGCGCATTTATACAACCCGCGCAACGTCGTGCCCGAGTCGAAGATGCCGGCCTATCCGTGGCTTGCGGCCAACCCGGTCGACAGCCGCCACACCGCAACCAAGCTGCGTGCCATGCGCACCCTGGGCGTGCCGTACTCCGACGCCGACATCGCCGGCGCCGCCGACTCGGTCAAGGGCAAGAGCGAGATGGACGCCCTGGTCGCCTACCTGCAAGTGCTCGGCACCGCTATCAAGAACAAGAGGTGA
- the ccoN gene encoding cytochrome-c oxidase, cbb3-type subunit I, producing MSTAISPTAYNYKVVRQFAIMTVVWGILGMGLGVFIASQLVWPDLNFDLPWTTFGRLRPLHTNLVIFAFGGCALFATSYYVVQRTCQTRLISDSLAAFTFWGWQAVIVSAIVTLPLGYTTTKEYAELEWPIAILLAIVWVTYGVVFFGTIVKRKTKHIYVGNWFYGAFIVVTAMLHIVNHMSLPVSLFKSYSAYSGATDAMIQWWYGHNAVGFFLTTGFLGMMYYFVPKQAERPIYSYRLSIVHFWALITLYIWAGPHHLHYTALPDWAQSLGMAMSIILLAPSWGGMINGMMTLSGAWHKLRTDPILRFLVVSLAFYGMSTFEGPMMAIKTVNSLSHYTDWTIGHVHAGALGWVAMISIGAIYHMIPKLFGRVQMHSTGLINAHFWLATIGTVLYIASMWVNGITQGLMWRAINDDGTLTYSFVEALQASHPGFIVRALGGAFFASGMLLMAYNVFRTVRASNPAEAEAAAQIAVAGAH from the coding sequence ATGAGCACAGCAATCAGTCCGACTGCTTATAACTATAAGGTAGTCCGCCAGTTCGCCATCATGACGGTGGTCTGGGGGATCCTTGGCATGGGGCTTGGTGTCTTCATCGCCTCACAGCTTGTCTGGCCGGATCTCAACTTTGACCTGCCGTGGACGACCTTTGGACGCCTTCGCCCATTGCACACCAACCTGGTGATTTTCGCCTTCGGTGGTTGTGCATTGTTTGCCACTTCCTACTACGTCGTGCAGCGTACCTGCCAGACGCGTCTGATTTCCGACAGCCTCGCAGCCTTCACCTTCTGGGGTTGGCAAGCGGTGATCGTCTCGGCAATCGTGACGTTGCCGCTGGGCTACACCACGACCAAGGAATATGCCGAACTGGAATGGCCTATCGCCATTTTGCTGGCCATTGTCTGGGTCACCTACGGTGTGGTGTTCTTTGGCACCATCGTCAAGCGCAAGACCAAGCACATCTATGTGGGTAACTGGTTCTACGGTGCCTTCATCGTCGTGACCGCAATGCTGCACATCGTCAACCACATGTCGCTGCCGGTCAGCCTGTTCAAGTCCTACTCGGCCTACTCGGGTGCGACCGACGCGATGATCCAGTGGTGGTACGGCCACAACGCGGTGGGCTTCTTCCTGACCACCGGCTTCCTGGGCATGATGTACTACTTCGTACCCAAGCAGGCCGAGCGTCCGATCTACTCCTATCGCCTGTCGATCGTGCACTTCTGGGCACTGATCACCCTGTACATCTGGGCAGGTCCGCACCATCTGCACTACACCGCCCTGCCGGACTGGGCCCAGTCGCTGGGCATGGCAATGTCGATCATCCTGCTGGCTCCGAGCTGGGGCGGCATGATCAACGGCATGATGACCCTCTCGGGCGCCTGGCATAAGCTGCGCACCGACCCGATCCTGCGTTTCCTGGTGGTGTCCCTGGCGTTCTACGGCATGTCGACCTTCGAAGGCCCGATGATGGCCATCAAGACCGTCAACTCGCTGTCGCACTACACCGACTGGACCATCGGCCACGTACACGCCGGCGCTCTTGGCTGGGTAGCGATGATCTCGATCGGCGCCATCTACCACATGATCCCGAAACTCTTCGGTCGCGTGCAGATGCACAGCACCGGCCTGATCAACGCGCATTTCTGGCTGGCTACCATCGGTACCGTGCTCTACATCGCCTCGATGTGGGTCAACGGCATCACCCAGGGCCTGATGTGGCGCGCAATCAACGACGACGGGACCCTCACCTACTCCTTCGTCGAAGCGCTGCAAGCCAGCCACCCTGGCTTCATCGTCCGCGCCCTGGGCGGTGCGTTCTTCGCCAGCGGCATGCTGCTGATGGCGTACAACGTGTTCCGTACCGTACGCGCCTCGAACCCGGCTGAAGCTGAAGCCGCCGCTCAGATCGCTGTAGCTGGAGCTCACTGA
- the ccoO gene encoding cytochrome-c oxidase, cbb3-type subunit II codes for MKHEAVEKNIGLLAFFMVIAVSIGGLTQIVPLFFQDVTNKPVEGMKPRSALELEGRDVYIANGCVGCHSQMIRPFRAETERYGHYSVAGESVWDHPFLWGSKRTGPDLARVGGRYSDDWHRAHLYNPRNVVPESKMPSYPFLVENKLDGKETAKKMEVLRNLGVPYTDEDIAGARDAVKGKTEMDAVVAYLQGLGTIIKSKR; via the coding sequence ATGAAGCACGAAGCAGTTGAGAAGAATATCGGCCTGCTGGCCTTCTTCATGGTCATTGCCGTCAGTATTGGCGGCCTGACCCAAATCGTTCCGCTGTTCTTCCAGGACGTCACCAACAAGCCGGTCGAAGGCATGAAGCCTCGTTCGGCGCTGGAACTGGAAGGCCGCGACGTGTACATCGCCAACGGCTGTGTCGGCTGCCACTCGCAGATGATCCGTCCGTTCCGCGCGGAAACCGAACGCTACGGCCACTACTCGGTCGCCGGTGAAAGCGTCTGGGACCACCCGTTCCTGTGGGGTTCCAAGCGTACCGGCCCGGACCTGGCCCGCGTCGGCGGACGTTACTCCGATGACTGGCACCGCGCGCACCTGTACAACCCGCGCAACGTCGTGCCCGAGTCGAAGATGCCTTCCTACCCCTTCCTGGTAGAGAACAAGCTCGACGGCAAGGAAACCGCCAAGAAAATGGAAGTCCTGCGTAACCTGGGCGTTCCGTACACCGACGAAGACATCGCCGGCGCACGTGATGCCGTCAAGGGCAAGACTGAAATGGACGCCGTGGTCGCCTACCTCCAGGGCCTGGGCACCATCATCAAAAGCAAACGGTGA
- a CDS encoding cbb3-type cytochrome c oxidase subunit 3, with translation MDIGMIRGLGTVVVMVAFIGLALWVFSSRRKSEFDEATLLPFADDPEAIKHVEQARASRSNNE, from the coding sequence ATGGATATCGGGATGATTCGTGGCTTGGGCACCGTTGTCGTGATGGTGGCCTTTATCGGTCTGGCGCTGTGGGTATTCAGCTCGCGGCGCAAGTCCGAGTTTGACGAAGCGACCTTGCTGCCTTTCGCGGATGATCCCGAGGCCATCAAGCACGTCGAGCAAGCGAGAGCTTCTAGGAGTAACAACGAATGA
- the ccoP gene encoding cytochrome-c oxidase, cbb3-type subunit III, which produces MTTFWSLYVTVLSLGTIFALTWLLLSTRKGQRSEATEETVGHAFDGIEEYDNPLPKWWFMLFVGTIIFALGYLVLYPGLGNWKGVLPGYNYLDNDKKTEFANGQPGWTGVHEWEKEMARSDAKFGPIFAKFAAMPIEEVAKDPQALKMGGRLFASNCSVCHGSDAKGAYGFPNLTDAEWRWGGEPATIKTTIMGGRHGVMPAWAEVIGEQGVADVAAFVLTNLDGRKLPEGAKADPAAGQKIFAANCVACHGPEGKGTPAMGAPNLTHPQAFIYGSSFAQLQQTIRYGRQGQMPAQDQTQGNDKVHLLAAYVYSLSHGEKAAE; this is translated from the coding sequence ATGACTACCTTCTGGAGTCTGTACGTCACCGTCCTGAGTCTGGGCACCATTTTTGCCCTGACCTGGCTGCTGCTGTCCACCCGCAAGGGCCAGCGTAGCGAAGCCACTGAAGAAACAGTCGGCCACGCGTTCGATGGCATCGAGGAGTACGACAACCCGCTGCCCAAGTGGTGGTTCATGCTGTTCGTCGGCACCATCATCTTCGCCCTGGGCTACCTGGTGCTCTACCCGGGCCTGGGCAACTGGAAAGGCGTGCTGCCGGGCTACAACTACCTCGATAACGACAAGAAGACCGAGTTTGCCAACGGCCAACCGGGCTGGACTGGCGTTCACGAGTGGGAAAAGGAAATGGCCCGTTCGGACGCCAAGTTCGGTCCGATCTTCGCCAAGTTCGCCGCCATGCCGATCGAAGAAGTGGCTAAAGACCCACAAGCCCTGAAGATGGGTGGCCGCCTGTTCGCCTCCAACTGCTCGGTTTGCCACGGTTCCGACGCCAAGGGCGCCTACGGCTTCCCTAACCTCACCGACGCCGAGTGGCGCTGGGGCGGCGAGCCAGCGACCATCAAGACCACCATCATGGGCGGTCGCCACGGCGTGATGCCGGCCTGGGCCGAAGTGATTGGCGAACAAGGCGTTGCCGACGTGGCTGCCTTCGTCCTGACCAACCTCGACGGTCGCAAGCTGCCTGAAGGCGCCAAAGCCGACCCGGCAGCCGGCCAGAAGATCTTCGCCGCCAACTGCGTGGCCTGCCACGGCCCGGAAGGCAAAGGCACCCCAGCCATGGGCGCGCCTAACCTGACCCACCCGCAGGCGTTCATCTACGGCTCGAGCTTCGCCCAACTGCAGCAGACCATCCGTTACGGCCGTCAGGGCCAGATGCCTGCTCAGGACCAAACCCAGGGTAACGACAAGGTTCACCTGCTGGCCGCCTACGTCTACAGCCTCTCCCACGGTGAGAAGGCTGCCGAATAA
- the ccoG gene encoding cytochrome c oxidase accessory protein CcoG produces MSKQIPVHDVTPPAKKDNNSVDLYASREKIYTRAFTGVFRNLRMFGGAFLFLLYFGTVWLNWGGHQAVWWNLPERKFFIFGATFWPQDFILLSGLLIISAFGLFFITVYAGRVWCGYTCPQSVWTWIFMWCEKVTEGDRNQRIKLDKAPMSANKFLRKFSKHSLWLLIGFVTGITFVGYFSPIRELVIDFLTGQADGWSYFWVGFFTLATYGNAGWLREQVCIYMCPYARFQSVMFDKDTLIVSYDPRRGETRGPRKKGIDYKAQGLGDCIDCTMCVQVCPTGIDIRDGLQIECIGCAACIDACDSIMDKMDYPRGLISYTTEHNLSGQKTHKLRPRLIGYAVVLLAMISLLIAAFFMRSLVGFDVSKDRVLYRENAEGRIENVYSLKIMNKDQRDHTYVLDATGLPDLKLQGKREIRVPAGEIVTQPVELSMAPEKLPSSTNEVTFILKDADDGDIHVDAKSRFIGPQIR; encoded by the coding sequence ATGAGCAAACAAATTCCGGTACATGATGTTACCCCGCCTGCCAAGAAAGATAACAACAGCGTCGATCTCTACGCCTCCCGGGAAAAAATCTACACTCGCGCCTTCACCGGCGTCTTTCGCAACCTGCGCATGTTCGGCGGTGCCTTCCTGTTCCTGTTGTACTTCGGTACGGTCTGGCTGAACTGGGGCGGCCACCAGGCCGTCTGGTGGAACCTGCCGGAACGCAAGTTCTTCATTTTCGGTGCGACCTTCTGGCCCCAGGACTTCATCCTGCTCTCGGGCCTGTTGATCATCAGCGCCTTTGGCCTGTTCTTCATCACGGTGTACGCCGGGCGCGTCTGGTGCGGCTACACCTGCCCGCAAAGCGTCTGGACCTGGATCTTCATGTGGTGCGAAAAGGTCACCGAAGGCGACCGCAACCAGCGCATCAAACTCGACAAGGCGCCGATGAGCGCCAACAAGTTCCTGCGCAAGTTCAGCAAGCACAGCCTGTGGCTGCTGATCGGCTTCGTCACCGGGATTACCTTCGTTGGCTACTTCTCGCCGATTCGTGAACTGGTCATCGATTTCCTCACCGGGCAAGCCGATGGCTGGTCGTATTTCTGGGTCGGTTTCTTCACCCTGGCCACTTACGGCAATGCCGGCTGGCTGCGCGAACAGGTGTGCATCTACATGTGCCCGTACGCACGCTTCCAGAGCGTGATGTTCGACAAGGACACCCTGATCGTTTCCTACGACCCGCGCCGTGGCGAAACTCGCGGCCCACGCAAGAAAGGCATCGACTACAAGGCCCAGGGCCTGGGCGATTGCATCGACTGCACCATGTGCGTCCAGGTCTGCCCGACCGGCATCGATATTCGCGACGGCCTGCAGATCGAATGCATCGGCTGTGCAGCGTGCATCGACGCCTGCGACAGCATCATGGACAAGATGGATTATCCGCGCGGCCTGATCAGCTACACCACCGAACACAATCTTTCCGGGCAAAAAACCCATAAACTGCGCCCACGCCTGATCGGCTATGCCGTGGTATTGCTGGCGATGATCAGCCTGCTGATCGCTGCATTCTTCATGCGCTCGCTGGTTGGCTTCGACGTCAGCAAGGACCGCGTGCTCTACCGCGAGAACGCCGAAGGCCGGATCGAGAACGTCTACAGCCTGAAAATCATGAACAAGGACCAGCGCGACCATACCTATGTGCTGGATGCCACTGGCCTGCCGGACCTCAAGCTGCAAGGCAAGCGCGAGATCCGCGTGCCCGCTGGCGAAATCGTCACCCAGCCGGTCGAACTGTCGATGGCGCCCGAGAAGCTGCCCTCGAGCACCAACGAGGTGACGTTCATCCTCAAGGATGCCGACGACGGCGACATCCATGTTGACGCCAAGAGCCGGTTCATCGGCCCGCAAATTCGATAA
- a CDS encoding FixH family protein, translated as MPATATSPWYKHLWPWIIIGVLATSVVLSLTMVTIAVNNPDNLVNDNYYEAGKGINRSLDRELLGQTLKLRASVHLDELTGEVDLRLNGQSQPQTLELNLISPTQPEKDRRIVLTRSETETGRYIGQLNDKVEGRRFVELLGSQDEHIWRLFEEEQVGHDKTLLLGDEPLQGAEDLK; from the coding sequence ATGCCTGCTACAGCCACCAGCCCCTGGTACAAGCATCTCTGGCCATGGATCATCATCGGGGTGCTCGCCACATCGGTGGTCCTGAGCCTGACTATGGTGACCATTGCGGTGAACAACCCGGACAACCTGGTCAACGACAACTACTACGAGGCCGGCAAGGGCATCAACCGCTCGCTGGACCGCGAGTTGCTCGGGCAAACCCTCAAGCTGCGCGCCAGCGTGCACCTGGATGAACTGACCGGCGAAGTCGACTTGCGCCTCAATGGCCAGAGCCAGCCGCAGACCCTGGAACTGAACCTGATCTCGCCGACCCAGCCGGAGAAAGACCGCAGGATCGTCCTGACCCGCAGCGAGACCGAGACGGGTCGCTACATCGGCCAGTTGAACGACAAGGTCGAGGGGCGGCGCTTTGTCGAGCTGCTCGGCAGCCAGGATGAACACATCTGGCGGTTGTTCGAAGAAGAGCAGGTCGGTCATGACAAGACGCTGCTGCTCGGTGACGAGCCCTTGCAAGGTGCCGAAGACTTGAAATAA
- a CDS encoding heavy metal translocating P-type ATPase, which translates to MTTPTPCFHCALPVPNGSRFTATVLGQPREFCCPGCQAVAEAIVAGNLESYYQHRSEASANPQALPVQLVDELALYDRADVQQPFVRHAGELAETTLLIEGISCAACGWLIEKHLRSLPAVAEARLNLSNHRLHVQWADSQLPLSQVLTELRQIGYAAHPYQADRAAEQLASENRTALRQLGVAGLLWFQAMMATMATWPEFNIDLSPEMHTILRWVALFLTTPIVFYSCAPFFRGAARDLRTRHLTMDVSVSLAIGGAYIAGIWTAITGTGELYFDAVGMFALFLLAGRYLERRARERTAAATAQLVNLLPASCLRLDAQGHSERILLRELQLGDRVLVHPGSVLPADGRILTGQSSIDESLLTGEYLPQPRSPGDAVTAGTLNVEGALTVEVQALGQDTRLSAIVRLLERAQAEKPRLAEIADRAAQWFLLISLIAAAAIGLLWWQLDPSRAFWIVLAMLVATCPCALSLATPTALTAATGTLHKLGLLLTRGHVLEGLNQIDTVIFDKTGTLTEGRLALRAIRPLTALDAERCLMLAAALENRSEHPIARAFGRASEAAEDVLSTPGLGLEGLVGGQRLRIGQPAFVCALSGCPVPPMPDEAGQWLLLGDTQGALAWFVLDDRLRSDAPALLAACKARGWKTLLLSGDSSPMVASVAAELGFDEARGGLRPDDKLQVLQSLHQQGRKVLMLGDGVNDVPVLAAADISIAMGSATDLAKTSADAVLLSNRLDALVHAITLARRTRRVIIENLLWAGLYNGLMLPFAALGWITPVWAAVGMSISSLTVVVNALRLTRMKGLQHATQPVAGHAPVAAQESPCPRSTS; encoded by the coding sequence ATGACCACTCCAACCCCCTGCTTCCACTGCGCCCTGCCCGTCCCCAACGGCAGCCGCTTCACCGCCACCGTCCTGGGCCAGCCCCGCGAGTTCTGCTGCCCGGGCTGTCAGGCCGTGGCCGAAGCGATCGTGGCCGGCAACCTGGAAAGCTATTACCAGCACCGCAGCGAAGCTTCGGCCAACCCGCAAGCCTTGCCCGTGCAATTGGTCGATGAGCTGGCCCTGTACGACCGCGCCGATGTGCAGCAGCCTTTCGTGCGGCATGCCGGCGAACTGGCCGAGACCACCCTGCTGATCGAAGGCATCAGCTGCGCGGCCTGCGGCTGGCTGATCGAAAAACACCTGCGCAGCTTGCCCGCCGTGGCTGAAGCGCGCCTGAACCTGTCCAACCATCGCCTGCACGTGCAATGGGCCGACAGCCAATTGCCCTTGAGCCAGGTCCTGACCGAGCTGCGCCAGATCGGCTACGCCGCCCACCCGTACCAGGCCGATCGCGCCGCCGAGCAATTGGCCAGCGAAAACCGCACGGCCCTGCGCCAGCTCGGCGTCGCCGGGCTGCTGTGGTTCCAGGCGATGATGGCGACCATGGCCACCTGGCCCGAATTCAATATCGACCTGAGCCCGGAGATGCATACCATCCTGCGCTGGGTCGCGCTGTTCCTGACCACGCCCATTGTGTTCTACAGCTGCGCCCCCTTCTTTCGCGGCGCCGCACGCGACCTGCGCACCCGCCACCTGACCATGGACGTCTCGGTCTCCCTGGCCATCGGCGGGGCTTACATCGCCGGGATCTGGACAGCGATCACCGGCACCGGCGAGCTGTACTTCGACGCCGTCGGCATGTTCGCCCTGTTCCTGCTGGCCGGACGCTACCTGGAACGGCGTGCCCGCGAGCGCACGGCAGCCGCCACCGCGCAACTGGTCAACCTGCTGCCGGCTTCCTGCCTGCGCCTGGACGCGCAAGGGCACAGCGAACGAATCCTGCTGCGTGAGTTGCAACTGGGCGACCGGGTGCTGGTCCACCCAGGCTCGGTCCTGCCCGCCGACGGGCGAATTCTCACTGGCCAATCAAGCATCGACGAATCCCTGCTCACCGGTGAGTACCTGCCGCAACCGCGCAGCCCGGGTGATGCTGTCACCGCCGGCACCCTTAACGTCGAAGGGGCGCTGACCGTGGAAGTCCAGGCCCTGGGCCAGGACACCCGGCTGTCGGCCATCGTCCGCCTGCTGGAGCGGGCCCAGGCGGAAAAACCCCGCCTGGCAGAAATCGCCGACCGTGCCGCGCAATGGTTCCTGTTGATTTCGCTGATTGCGGCAGCCGCCATCGGCCTGCTCTGGTGGCAGCTGGACCCGTCGCGCGCGTTCTGGATCGTCCTGGCCATGCTGGTCGCGACTTGCCCCTGCGCACTCTCGCTGGCAACGCCGACCGCCCTGACCGCCGCTACCGGCACCCTGCACAAGCTCGGCCTGCTGCTGACCCGCGGGCATGTGCTGGAAGGCCTGAACCAGATCGACACGGTGATTTTCGACAAGACCGGCACCCTCACCGAAGGCCGCCTGGCCTTGCGCGCCATTCGCCCATTGACAGCGCTCGACGCCGAGCGCTGCCTGATGTTGGCCGCCGCCCTGGAAAACCGCTCCGAACATCCGATCGCCCGCGCGTTCGGGCGCGCCAGCGAAGCCGCCGAAGATGTCTTGAGCACACCGGGGCTGGGCCTGGAGGGCCTGGTCGGCGGCCAGCGCTTGCGCATCGGCCAACCGGCCTTCGTCTGCGCGCTCAGCGGTTGCCCGGTTCCGCCGATGCCTGATGAGGCCGGGCAATGGCTGCTGCTGGGTGACACCCAAGGTGCACTGGCCTGGTTCGTCCTTGACGACCGCCTGCGCAGCGATGCCCCCGCCCTGCTCGCCGCCTGCAAGGCACGCGGCTGGAAAACCCTGTTGCTGTCCGGCGACAGCTCGCCGATGGTTGCCAGCGTGGCTGCCGAACTGGGCTTCGACGAGGCGCGCGGTGGCTTGCGCCCCGACGACAAGTTGCAAGTGCTGCAAAGCCTTCACCAGCAAGGCCGCAAGGTGCTGATGCTCGGCGACGGGGTCAACGATGTGCCCGTGCTGGCCGCAGCCGACATCAGCATCGCCATGGGTTCGGCCACGGACCTGGCGAAAACCAGCGCCGACGCGGTACTGCTGTCCAACCGTCTCGATGCACTGGTCCATGCCATCACGCTGGCCCGCCGCACCCGGCGTGTAATCATCGAGAATCTTCTTTGGGCGGGGTTGTACAATGGGCTCATGTTGCCGTTCGCCGCGCTGGGCTGGATCACACCGGTCTGGGCCGCCGTCGGCATGTCCATCAGCTCGCTGACCGTGGTTGTCAACGCCCTGCGCCTGACCCGCATGAAGGGCCTGCAGCACGCCACCCAGCCAGTCGCCGGCCACGCGCCGGTCGCCGCCCAGGAGTCCCCATGCCCGCGCTCTACGTCATGA
- the ccoS gene encoding cbb3-type cytochrome oxidase assembly protein CcoS, whose translation MPALYVMIPAALLIVAVAVYIFFWAVDSGQYDDLDGPAHSILFDDQDPKHQAAVDEASQTSPKPGDETPPRA comes from the coding sequence ATGCCCGCGCTCTACGTCATGATTCCGGCCGCGCTGCTGATTGTCGCCGTCGCCGTCTACATCTTTTTCTGGGCGGTCGACAGCGGCCAGTACGATGACCTCGATGGTCCGGCCCACAGCATCCTCTTCGACGATCAGGACCCCAAGCACCAGGCCGCCGTCGACGAAGCCAGCCAGACCAGCCCCAAGCCCGGGGACGAGACCCCGCCTCGTGCTTGA